The Archangium lipolyticum genome contains a region encoding:
- a CDS encoding phosphatase PAP2 family protein: protein MPTSLCFLALASLVASTPVPAGALPGAQQAADAPTIHALEFNWTREALITGVGGALWIGSEAILKKQIDLSRCSWCDRSADGTDTLNAVDRWGRGIGAKTAEGRALWDDVSDVADFGVLPVGVLGAQYLLGRGSGAPTRYFAEDATIIVETAVVAAVVNQAVKFSVRRERPFVHVLPEEEKGKTEHPTDNNLSFYSGHTSMAFSLVTAAGTVSELRGYKNRWLIWAVGLPAAASVGLLRMGADKHYLTDVLVGAAAGSLFGVGVPLLLHGRKEQTQSKATDLSMNVSGNLGGVMLSGRF, encoded by the coding sequence GTGCCAACTTCCCTCTGTTTTCTAGCGCTTGCTTCCCTGGTTGCTTCCACCCCCGTCCCGGCCGGAGCCCTGCCTGGCGCCCAGCAGGCCGCGGATGCCCCGACGATTCACGCGCTCGAGTTCAACTGGACGCGTGAGGCGCTCATCACCGGAGTCGGAGGGGCGCTGTGGATCGGCAGTGAGGCCATCCTCAAGAAGCAGATCGACCTGAGCCGGTGCAGCTGGTGCGACCGCTCGGCGGACGGCACGGACACCCTCAACGCGGTGGACCGGTGGGGCCGGGGAATCGGGGCGAAGACCGCCGAGGGCCGCGCGCTCTGGGATGACGTGAGCGACGTCGCGGACTTCGGCGTGCTGCCCGTGGGAGTGCTCGGGGCGCAGTACCTGCTGGGCCGGGGCAGCGGGGCGCCCACGCGTTACTTCGCGGAGGACGCCACCATCATCGTGGAGACGGCGGTGGTGGCCGCGGTCGTGAACCAGGCGGTGAAGTTCTCGGTGCGCCGCGAGCGCCCCTTCGTGCACGTGCTGCCCGAGGAGGAAAAAGGGAAGACCGAGCACCCCACCGACAACAACCTCTCCTTCTACAGCGGGCATACCAGCATGGCCTTCTCGCTCGTGACGGCGGCGGGCACGGTGTCCGAGCTGCGGGGCTACAAGAACCGCTGGCTCATCTGGGCGGTGGGCCTGCCGGCGGCGGCCTCGGTGGGGCTGCTGCGCATGGGCGCGGACAAGCACTACCTCACGGACGTGCTGGTGGGAGCGGCGGCGGGCTCGCTCTTCGGCGTGGGCGTGCCCCTGCTGCTGCACGGGCGCAAGGAGCAGACACAGTCGAAGGCCACGGACCTGTCGATGAACGTGTCGGGCAACCTCGGCGGCGTGATGCTGTCCGGGCGGTTCTGA
- a CDS encoding glycosyltransferase, whose amino-acid sequence MATILFTVRPERGHINPSLRIARTLQVRGHRVLYCGIPDIGELVRREGFEFAPIFEELFPVGFRDEMRARLSRLRGWGRRREEHSLDRRYEAAQKCILEGEFDRPFARARADLLICDVLMQEPPLVAWGHHIPTLLLNTTLPLRREPGLPPLSSPLLPDGGAVSRARIALTWLRVGGFTPLERWLEVPKVRYLHTLARKHGYPLEALDFSGENICARLPELVLCPQEFAELAVPRTRGEYLYVEPCIDYERQEPDFPWERLEASRPLVFFSLGTLASTTRKAAPLLRAAVAAAAQRPGWQLVLSLGGALTPEELGPLPANVIAVPHAPQLRLLRRASVMVTHGGFNSVKECIHAGVPMVVLPLQHDQPGISSRVVHHGLGVRLEPRRVTPSRLAHLVDTVLGTPGYKAATEAMRVRFLEAEEKTGAAQVIERFMDARGRPPTT is encoded by the coding sequence ATGGCCACCATCCTCTTCACCGTCAGACCCGAACGCGGGCACATCAACCCGAGTCTGAGAATCGCCCGCACCCTGCAGGTCCGGGGGCATCGCGTCCTCTACTGCGGCATCCCGGATATTGGAGAGCTCGTCCGTCGCGAAGGGTTCGAATTCGCCCCCATCTTCGAGGAGCTCTTTCCGGTGGGGTTCCGCGACGAGATGCGCGCACGGCTTTCCCGGCTGAGGGGGTGGGGGCGCCGGCGGGAAGAGCACTCGCTGGACCGCCGGTACGAAGCGGCCCAGAAATGCATCCTGGAGGGCGAGTTCGACCGGCCCTTCGCGCGGGCACGCGCCGATCTGCTCATCTGCGACGTGCTGATGCAGGAGCCCCCGCTGGTGGCCTGGGGTCATCACATCCCGACACTGCTGCTGAACACCACGCTGCCCCTTCGGCGTGAGCCGGGATTGCCGCCGCTCTCCTCGCCGCTTCTCCCGGATGGCGGAGCCGTGAGCCGGGCCCGCATCGCGCTCACCTGGCTGCGCGTCGGCGGGTTCACGCCCCTGGAGCGGTGGCTGGAAGTGCCCAAGGTCCGCTACCTCCACACGCTGGCCCGCAAGCACGGCTACCCGCTCGAGGCGCTGGACTTCAGCGGAGAGAACATCTGCGCGCGGCTGCCAGAGTTGGTGCTCTGCCCCCAGGAATTCGCCGAGCTGGCCGTCCCCCGCACCCGCGGTGAGTACCTGTACGTGGAGCCCTGCATCGACTACGAGCGCCAGGAGCCGGACTTCCCCTGGGAGCGGCTCGAGGCCTCCCGGCCGCTCGTCTTCTTCTCCCTGGGGACCCTCGCCAGCACGACGAGGAAGGCGGCCCCCCTGCTGCGCGCCGCCGTGGCCGCCGCCGCCCAGCGCCCCGGCTGGCAACTGGTGCTCTCGTTGGGCGGCGCGCTCACTCCGGAGGAGCTCGGCCCGCTGCCCGCCAACGTGATCGCCGTGCCTCACGCCCCCCAACTCCGCCTGCTGCGCCGCGCTTCGGTGATGGTCACCCATGGCGGCTTCAACAGCGTCAAGGAGTGCATCCACGCGGGGGTGCCCATGGTGGTGTTGCCGCTCCAGCATGATCAGCCCGGCATCTCCTCGCGGGTCGTCCACCACGGGCTCGGTGTGCGCCTGGAGCCGCGACGCGTGACGCCCTCACGGCTCGCCCATCTGGTGGACACGGTGCTGGGGACGCCGGGCTACAAAGCGGCCACGGAGGCCATGCGCGTGCGCTTCCTCGAGGCCGAGGAGAAGACGGGGGCGGCGCAGGTCATCGAGCGCTTCATGGACGCTCGAGGACGGCCGCCCACGACATGA
- a CDS encoding TetR/AcrR family transcriptional regulator encodes MTTEYSGSGDPQRSIELLWGLQERGKRGPKPRLTVERIVQEAIALADAEGLGALSMRRVADALKVAPMSLYTYVPSKAELIDVMLDRAYGELPRSEDVSGGWRARLERIARENWALYHRHPWMLHIAKSRPVMGPNLIARYDHELRAVDGIGLTDVEMDSVVSLVAGHVEGAARRSVEAAQAERHTGMSDEQWWAAHAPLLEKVLDPQRYPTAARVGSAAGAEYGAATHPAHAFEFGLQRVLDGLEVFIQARTRGQR; translated from the coding sequence GTGACGACCGAGTACAGCGGCAGTGGGGACCCCCAGCGGAGCATCGAGTTGCTGTGGGGGCTCCAGGAGCGTGGGAAGCGGGGGCCCAAGCCCCGGTTGACGGTGGAACGGATCGTCCAGGAGGCGATCGCGCTGGCGGACGCGGAGGGGCTGGGGGCGCTGTCCATGCGGCGGGTGGCGGACGCGCTGAAGGTGGCTCCCATGTCGCTGTACACCTACGTGCCGAGCAAGGCGGAGCTGATCGACGTCATGCTGGACCGGGCCTACGGCGAGCTACCCCGGAGCGAGGACGTGTCCGGGGGCTGGCGGGCGCGGCTGGAGCGGATCGCCCGGGAGAACTGGGCGCTCTACCACCGGCATCCGTGGATGCTGCACATCGCGAAGAGCCGGCCGGTGATGGGGCCGAACCTCATCGCCCGGTATGACCACGAGCTGCGCGCGGTGGACGGGATTGGCCTCACCGACGTGGAGATGGACTCGGTGGTGAGCCTGGTGGCGGGGCACGTCGAGGGGGCGGCGCGCCGCTCGGTGGAGGCCGCGCAGGCCGAGCGGCACACCGGCATGAGCGACGAGCAGTGGTGGGCGGCGCACGCTCCGCTGTTGGAGAAGGTCCTGGATCCCCAGCGCTACCCCACCGCGGCCCGGGTGGGGTCGGCGGCGGGGGCGGAGTACGGGGCCGCGACCCACCCCGCACACGCCTTCGAGTTCGGTTTGCAGCGCGTCCTGGATGGGCTCGAGGTGTTCATCCAGGCACGCACCCGGGGCCAGCGCTAG
- a CDS encoding epoxide hydrolase family protein — translation MRSTLEESREIRPFRIDIPQAELDELRERLGRTRWPDELPGAGWRHGASLGYLKELAAYWRTTYDWRAHEATLNSHPQFITRIEGQDIHFLHVRSPEPHALPLILTHGWPSSIVEYLDVIGPLTNPRAHGGDPADAFHLVIPSLPGYGFSGPTHEAGWGSRRIARAWAELMQRLGYTRYGAQGGDWGTWISRELGLLVPDRVVGVHTNGLITFPVGAPGEMEGLSDADQARLAFADHYQRELYGYKKIQSTRPQTLAYGLTDSPVGQLAWIIGVFKEWTDCTHSPEDAISRDRLLTNVMVYWLTQTAPSSSRSFVETPDTPEDADLAEDVKPTPVPTGVALFPRDVLRPIRRFADRDHTNIIHWKEFDRGGTFAALEEPDLFIGDVREFFRRVR, via the coding sequence ATGCGTTCGACCCTGGAAGAGAGCCGTGAGATCCGCCCCTTTCGCATCGACATTCCCCAAGCGGAGCTGGACGAGCTGCGCGAGCGGCTGGGCCGCACCCGCTGGCCGGACGAACTGCCCGGGGCCGGTTGGCGCCATGGCGCGTCCCTGGGCTACCTGAAGGAGCTGGCCGCGTACTGGCGCACCACCTACGACTGGCGAGCCCACGAGGCCACACTCAACAGTCACCCTCAGTTCATCACCCGCATCGAGGGGCAGGACATCCACTTCCTGCACGTGCGCTCGCCCGAGCCCCACGCGCTGCCGCTGATCCTCACCCACGGCTGGCCCAGCTCGATCGTGGAGTACCTCGACGTCATCGGCCCGCTCACGAACCCCCGTGCCCACGGTGGAGACCCCGCCGACGCCTTCCACCTGGTCATCCCCTCGCTTCCGGGCTACGGGTTCTCCGGACCCACGCACGAGGCGGGCTGGGGCTCGCGTCGCATCGCCCGGGCCTGGGCCGAGCTGATGCAGCGGCTCGGCTACACACGCTACGGCGCCCAGGGCGGCGACTGGGGCACGTGGATCTCCCGCGAGCTCGGCCTGCTCGTGCCCGACCGGGTCGTGGGCGTGCACACCAATGGACTCATCACCTTCCCGGTGGGAGCGCCCGGCGAGATGGAGGGTCTGAGCGACGCCGATCAGGCCCGCCTAGCCTTCGCGGACCACTACCAACGTGAGTTGTATGGCTACAAGAAGATCCAATCCACGAGGCCCCAGACCCTGGCCTACGGTCTGACGGACTCCCCCGTGGGCCAGCTGGCATGGATCATCGGGGTGTTCAAGGAATGGACCGACTGCACCCACTCACCCGAGGACGCCATCAGCCGGGACCGCCTGCTCACCAACGTCATGGTGTATTGGCTCACCCAGACGGCCCCCTCCTCGTCCCGTTCCTTCGTCGAGACCCCGGACACCCCCGAGGATGCGGATCTCGCGGAGGACGTGAAGCCGACGCCGGTGCCCACCGGCGTGGCGCTCTTCCCCCGTGACGTCTTGCGGCCCATCCGCCGCTTCGCGGACCGCGACCATACGAACATCATTCATTGGAAGGAGTTCGACCGCGGCGGCACCTTCGCCGCCCTGGAGGAGCCCGACCTCTTCATCGGCGACGTGCGGGAGTTCTTCCGTCGCGTGCGCTGA
- a CDS encoding TetR/AcrR family transcriptional regulator C-terminal domain-containing protein, whose product MTRERVLQTAIRLADKGGLEAVSMRKLAQELGVEAMSLYNHVANKDDVLDGISDLVVAQIELPAIGGDWKTEIRKRAHSAHEVLLRHPWASMLIVSRLNIGPAMLRYVNATLGCLREAGFSYQLADRAWNAIDSHIYGFTLQELNFPLERAEYESAARGFLPMLPAEQYPYMRELTALVADGAHNGVQQFEFGLELILDGLERLRTKA is encoded by the coding sequence TTGACCCGGGAGCGGGTCCTGCAAACCGCCATCCGCCTCGCCGACAAGGGGGGCCTCGAGGCGGTGTCGATGCGCAAGCTCGCCCAGGAGCTGGGGGTGGAGGCGATGTCGCTCTACAACCATGTCGCCAACAAGGACGACGTGCTCGACGGTATCTCCGACCTGGTGGTGGCCCAGATCGAGCTGCCCGCGATTGGCGGCGATTGGAAGACGGAGATACGAAAGCGCGCCCACTCCGCCCATGAGGTGTTGCTGCGCCACCCCTGGGCCTCGATGCTGATCGTCTCCCGTCTCAACATCGGGCCGGCGATGTTGCGCTATGTGAACGCCACGCTCGGCTGCCTGCGCGAAGCCGGCTTCTCGTATCAGCTCGCCGATCGCGCCTGGAACGCGATCGACAGCCACATCTACGGCTTCACGCTCCAGGAGCTGAACTTCCCCCTGGAGCGCGCGGAGTATGAGAGTGCGGCGCGGGGTTTCCTCCCCATGCTTCCCGCCGAGCAGTATCCCTACATGCGGGAGCTCACCGCGCTGGTGGCCGACGGCGCCCACAATGGTGTGCAGCAGTTCGAGTTCGGGCTGGAGCTGATCCTCGACGGACTGGAGAGGTTGAGGACGAAAGCCTGA
- a CDS encoding NAD(P)-dependent alcohol dehydrogenase, translating to MNAIVQPAYGSTAVLRFEQVERPALGDGEVLVRVHAASVNKGDVHLLTGTPYLVRLAFGLRRPKYRIAGQDMAGTVEAVGPNVTAFKPGDEVYGQMPGGAFAEYVCAPADMLAPKPANLTFEQAAAVPISGMTALQGLRDAGQLKPGQKVLINGASGGVGTFAVQIAKALGAEVTAVCSTRHVDKVRSLGADRVIDYTREDFARGPERYDVMLDLVGNRSLADCRAVLQPGGVFVSSAGSPGGNWIGPIVWMLKVMLAGMSGSQKVTMLMSKPRREDLLFLRSLIEAGKVTPVIERQYALRETATAMGHVADGHAQGKTVISV from the coding sequence ATGAACGCGATCGTCCAACCCGCCTACGGCTCGACCGCGGTGCTCCGGTTCGAGCAGGTGGAGCGGCCGGCACTGGGAGATGGCGAGGTGCTGGTCCGGGTGCATGCGGCCTCGGTGAACAAGGGCGACGTGCACCTGCTCACCGGCACGCCGTACCTGGTGCGCCTGGCGTTCGGCCTGCGCCGGCCCAAGTACCGCATCGCGGGACAGGACATGGCCGGGACGGTGGAGGCGGTGGGCCCCAACGTCACCGCGTTCAAACCCGGAGACGAGGTCTACGGCCAGATGCCGGGGGGCGCCTTCGCCGAGTACGTGTGCGCGCCCGCGGACATGCTCGCGCCCAAGCCGGCCAACCTGACGTTCGAGCAGGCGGCGGCGGTGCCCATTTCGGGAATGACCGCGCTGCAGGGGCTGCGCGACGCCGGGCAGCTCAAACCGGGACAGAAGGTCCTGATCAACGGCGCCTCGGGAGGCGTGGGCACCTTCGCGGTGCAGATCGCCAAGGCATTGGGCGCGGAGGTGACCGCGGTCTGCAGCACGCGCCACGTCGACAAGGTCCGCTCGCTCGGAGCCGACCGGGTGATCGACTACACCCGCGAAGACTTCGCGCGGGGCCCGGAGCGCTACGACGTGATGCTCGATCTGGTGGGCAACCGTTCCCTCGCCGACTGCCGGGCGGTGCTCCAGCCAGGGGGCGTGTTCGTCTCCTCCGCCGGCTCGCCGGGCGGAAACTGGATCGGACCCATCGTCTGGATGCTCAAGGTGATGCTGGCGGGAATGTCCGGCAGCCAGAAGGTGACCATGCTGATGAGCAAGCCGCGGCGGGAAGATCTGCTCTTCCTCCGGTCGCTGATCGAAGCCGGAAAGGTGACTCCAGTGATCGAGCGGCAGTACGCCCTGCGCGAGACGGCCACGGCAATGGGTCACGTGGCCGACGGGCACGCCCAGGGAAAGACGGTGATCTCCGTCTGA
- a CDS encoding DeoR/GlpR family DNA-binding transcription regulator: MLKEERHRRILEILGSEGRVVAGELSELLGVSGFTIRRDLDELAEAHLLRRVHGGAVARSPVAPTYEERQQQGVPGKIATARAAATLLAPGQVVILDGGTTALHLVDAIPPDHTGTFITHCPAVATALARFPGIEVVLVGGTLDRRAMVAVGANVIETYRRITADVCFLGIWSLNATSGISGPYYEEVEVRRVLLGCADRIVGLASREKLGTAAPFAIGPATGLTHLATEPGVPEELLRPFVELGIHIVQGAER, from the coding sequence ATGCTGAAGGAGGAGCGCCATCGCCGGATCCTCGAGATTCTGGGCTCCGAGGGACGTGTCGTCGCCGGGGAGCTGAGCGAGCTGCTCGGGGTGTCGGGTTTCACCATCCGCAGGGATCTGGACGAGCTCGCCGAGGCCCATCTTCTGCGCCGGGTCCATGGTGGGGCGGTCGCGCGCTCTCCAGTGGCGCCCACGTACGAGGAGCGACAGCAGCAGGGCGTGCCGGGGAAGATCGCCACGGCGCGCGCCGCCGCGACGCTGCTCGCGCCAGGACAGGTCGTCATCCTCGACGGCGGGACGACGGCCTTGCACCTGGTGGATGCCATTCCGCCGGATCACACCGGGACGTTCATCACCCACTGTCCGGCGGTGGCCACGGCGCTGGCCCGCTTCCCGGGCATCGAGGTCGTCCTGGTGGGGGGCACGTTGGACCGGCGGGCCATGGTGGCGGTCGGAGCCAACGTCATCGAGACCTACCGGCGCATCACCGCCGACGTATGCTTCCTGGGCATCTGGAGTCTCAATGCCACCAGTGGCATCAGCGGGCCCTACTACGAGGAAGTGGAGGTCCGCCGCGTGCTGCTCGGCTGCGCGGATCGCATCGTCGGCCTGGCCTCTCGCGAGAAGCTCGGCACCGCGGCGCCCTTCGCCATCGGGCCGGCCACCGGGCTGACGCATCTGGCGACCGAGCCGGGCGTCCCCGAGGAGCTGCTCCGGCCCTTCGTCGAGCTCGGTATCCACATCGTCCAGGGTGCGGAACGGTAG
- a CDS encoding NUDIX domain-containing protein, with the protein MTEHAPLMVLVAGPYRSGTGDDPAKIAANVRAMNEVALDVFRAGHLPVTGEAMALPLIELAGSRAIGDRVFDEIFHPIARRLIERCDAVLRIGGPSAGADEMVSLARARGRAVYFGVDALPRGGGQTPPRQVREPGGFRDPSDGPSRNDAVRITGVQVLSSNWYVLRKVTFDYRRSDGTWSQQSREAYDRGNGATVLLHDASRGTVLLTRQFRLPAYVNGHPDGMLIEAPAGLLDGEHPEAAIRREVEEETGVRIGEVRPVFDVFMSPGSVTERLHFFAAPYTRDARSSTGGGLASEGEDIEVLELPLTEALRMIDTGEIVDAKTILLLQWAERNGVMGGSRC; encoded by the coding sequence ATGACAGAGCATGCGCCGCTGATGGTGCTCGTTGCCGGCCCCTATCGGTCGGGAACGGGGGATGATCCCGCGAAGATCGCCGCGAACGTGCGGGCGATGAACGAGGTCGCGCTCGACGTCTTCCGAGCGGGACACCTGCCGGTGACGGGCGAGGCGATGGCCCTTCCGTTGATCGAACTGGCCGGGAGCCGGGCCATCGGGGATCGCGTCTTCGACGAGATCTTCCATCCCATCGCCCGCCGGCTGATCGAGCGCTGCGACGCCGTGCTCCGCATCGGAGGCCCCTCGGCGGGGGCGGACGAGATGGTCAGCCTGGCCCGGGCTCGGGGCAGGGCGGTGTACTTCGGAGTCGACGCGCTGCCACGGGGAGGAGGACAGACGCCGCCGCGGCAGGTGCGCGAGCCGGGAGGCTTCCGGGACCCTTCGGACGGGCCCTCGCGCAACGACGCCGTGCGCATCACCGGCGTGCAGGTCCTCTCCTCCAACTGGTACGTCCTGCGCAAGGTGACGTTCGACTACCGGCGCTCGGATGGCACCTGGAGCCAGCAGAGCCGGGAGGCCTACGACCGCGGCAACGGGGCGACCGTCCTGCTCCATGACGCCTCGCGGGGAACGGTGCTGCTCACCCGCCAGTTCCGGTTGCCGGCCTACGTGAACGGGCACCCCGACGGGATGCTCATCGAGGCCCCCGCGGGGCTGCTCGATGGCGAGCACCCCGAAGCGGCGATCCGGCGGGAGGTCGAGGAGGAGACGGGAGTGCGCATCGGCGAGGTGCGGCCCGTCTTCGATGTCTTCATGAGCCCGGGCTCGGTCACCGAGCGCCTGCACTTCTTCGCCGCGCCCTACACCCGTGACGCTCGCTCCTCGACCGGCGGAGGGCTCGCGTCCGAAGGCGAGGACATCGAGGTCCTCGAGCTTCCGCTCACCGAGGCCCTGCGGATGATCGACACCGGAGAGATCGTCGACGCGAAGACGATCCTGTTGTTGCAGTGGGCCGAGCGGAACGGAGTCATGGGCGGCTCGCGATGCTGA
- a CDS encoding siderophore-interacting protein, with the protein MTTRERTVRKGPFPIRVRILEVLRTARLAPNMVRVTLGGKDLDGFRSEGADDHVRLFFPAPGERMPVVPTGMGPRGLEFPPDKPRPALRDYTPRRHDPVAGELDIDFVIHGSGPGSTWAAQAKPGDMLGVAGPRGSLVVTYDFDWYLFFGDETALPALARRLEELPAGARAIAFVEVADASARVPLQSQANLELTWLYREGARPGTTNQLEKAVRDLAFPPGDYFAWGAGESTVMRTLRLHLTNERGINKAWMSVTGYWKRGVSDHDHDEE; encoded by the coding sequence ATGACGACACGTGAACGCACAGTGAGAAAGGGACCCTTCCCTATCAGGGTCCGCATCCTCGAAGTCCTGCGGACGGCTCGCCTCGCTCCGAACATGGTGCGAGTGACGCTCGGCGGAAAGGACCTGGACGGCTTCCGGAGCGAGGGCGCGGATGACCATGTGCGGTTGTTCTTCCCTGCCCCGGGAGAAAGGATGCCAGTCGTTCCGACGGGGATGGGGCCGAGGGGATTGGAGTTTCCACCGGACAAACCGCGTCCGGCGCTTCGCGACTACACGCCCCGGCGCCATGACCCTGTCGCGGGAGAGTTGGACATCGATTTCGTGATCCACGGCTCGGGCCCTGGCTCCACGTGGGCCGCGCAGGCGAAGCCGGGCGACATGCTGGGCGTGGCCGGTCCACGCGGCTCGCTGGTGGTCACCTACGATTTCGACTGGTACCTCTTCTTCGGCGACGAGACCGCGCTTCCGGCACTTGCCCGCAGGCTCGAGGAGTTGCCCGCGGGCGCACGGGCCATCGCGTTCGTCGAAGTCGCCGACGCCTCCGCGAGGGTGCCGCTCCAGAGTCAGGCCAATCTGGAGCTGACCTGGCTGTACAGGGAGGGCGCGCGGCCCGGCACCACGAACCAGCTGGAGAAGGCCGTGCGAGACCTGGCGTTCCCTCCGGGGGACTACTTCGCGTGGGGCGCGGGCGAATCCACTGTCATGCGGACGCTGCGTCTACACCTGACCAACGAGCGCGGCATCAACAAGGCCTGGATGAGCGTCACCGGCTATTGGAAGCGGGGCGTGTCGGACCACGACCACGACGAGGAGTGA
- a CDS encoding heme ABC transporter ATP-binding protein, whose protein sequence is MNPVLEVRDLHCQLGGTRLLSGIHLTLEPGELLVVIGRNGAGKSTLFKHLTGELRSQSGEVLAFGSPLGSSSRTELARKRAVLPQTTNLQFAYEALEVVMLGRIPHQQHRPESREDVRIARACLARVGLAGYEARNYLTLSGGEQQRVHLARALAQIHDTAGNRLLLMDEPTSSLDIAHQHKALQLVKESTREGVAALLILHDLNLVAQYADKVLVLAERKAIAFGEPRSVMTTDILSRAFDYPMTTLPHPWLDCPIIVSGERSSGALLKQG, encoded by the coding sequence ATGAACCCGGTACTCGAAGTCCGCGACCTCCATTGCCAGCTCGGCGGGACGCGGCTCCTGTCCGGCATCCACCTGACCCTGGAGCCCGGCGAGCTGCTGGTGGTCATCGGACGCAATGGGGCGGGAAAGAGCACGCTCTTCAAACACCTGACGGGAGAGCTGCGCAGCCAGAGTGGTGAGGTGCTCGCCTTCGGCTCCCCCCTGGGCAGCAGCTCGCGGACGGAGCTCGCCCGGAAACGGGCCGTGTTGCCCCAGACCACGAACCTCCAGTTCGCCTATGAGGCCCTGGAGGTCGTGATGCTGGGGAGGATCCCCCACCAGCAGCACCGCCCGGAGTCGCGGGAGGACGTGCGGATCGCTCGCGCCTGCCTGGCGCGGGTCGGGCTCGCGGGGTACGAGGCGCGCAACTACCTGACGCTCTCGGGGGGAGAGCAGCAGCGTGTCCACCTCGCGCGTGCGCTCGCCCAGATTCATGACACCGCTGGAAACCGGTTGCTCCTGATGGATGAGCCCACGAGCAGTCTGGACATCGCCCATCAGCACAAGGCCTTGCAGCTCGTGAAGGAGTCGACCCGGGAAGGTGTCGCGGCGCTCCTCATCCTCCATGACCTGAATCTTGTCGCCCAATACGCTGACAAGGTCCTGGTGCTCGCCGAGCGGAAAGCCATTGCATTCGGGGAGCCTCGCTCCGTCATGACGACGGACATCCTCAGCCGGGCTTTCGACTACCCGATGACCACGCTTCCCCATCCCTGGCTGGATTGCCCGATCATCGTTTCAGGAGAGCGTTCGTCCGGCGCCCTCCTGAAACAGGGCTGA
- a CDS encoding FecCD family ABC transporter permease, with translation MPSLSSERISQPGEYVTTALGKRTKGLLVLGPLLLLCVVASLGIGAVPITPAQVLSILLEQVGLPPLTEFTEQQAAVLYAIRLPRVLLGVLVGAALSVAGVALQGLFRNPLADPGLLGVSGGASLAVSAVTVLKLQLLGFYTLPVAAFAGSLVAILLIASLAQENGKTNVAMMLLCGVAINALCVSGTGLFTYLSTDDQLRTLTFWQLGSLTGATWPLVSTITPLVLICAVGMLFLANPLNALLLGEANAHHLGISVERTKWKIVAFVALGVGAAVAVSGMISFIGLVVPHLIRLWLGPNHRVLLPLSALLGAALLVLADLIARTVVVPSELPIGIVTALAGAPFFLYLLLRQRRTHVL, from the coding sequence ATGCCAAGCCTCAGCAGTGAACGCATCTCGCAGCCCGGCGAGTACGTGACGACGGCCCTCGGCAAGAGGACGAAGGGGCTGCTCGTCCTCGGACCGCTCCTGCTGCTCTGCGTCGTGGCCTCCCTGGGGATCGGGGCCGTCCCCATCACCCCCGCCCAGGTGCTCTCCATCCTTCTCGAGCAGGTCGGTCTGCCTCCATTGACCGAGTTCACGGAGCAGCAGGCGGCGGTCCTCTACGCCATCCGCCTGCCGCGCGTCCTGCTGGGGGTCCTGGTCGGGGCCGCGCTCTCCGTGGCGGGCGTGGCCCTCCAGGGCCTCTTCCGCAATCCGCTCGCCGACCCCGGGCTCCTCGGGGTATCGGGCGGAGCCTCGTTGGCCGTGTCAGCCGTCACGGTCCTCAAGCTCCAGCTCCTCGGCTTCTACACCCTTCCGGTAGCGGCGTTCGCCGGAAGCCTCGTGGCCATCCTCCTCATCGCTTCACTGGCCCAGGAGAACGGGAAGACCAACGTCGCGATGATGCTCTTGTGCGGAGTCGCCATCAACGCGCTCTGCGTGTCCGGAACGGGCCTCTTCACCTATCTCTCGACCGACGATCAGCTGCGGACCCTCACCTTCTGGCAGCTTGGCTCGCTCACGGGAGCGACGTGGCCCCTGGTCTCCACCATCACGCCCCTGGTGCTGATCTGCGCCGTGGGCATGCTGTTTCTCGCGAACCCACTCAATGCCCTCCTCCTGGGCGAGGCGAACGCGCATCACCTGGGCATCTCGGTGGAGCGCACCAAGTGGAAGATCGTGGCGTTCGTGGCCCTGGGCGTGGGGGCGGCAGTGGCCGTCTCGGGGATGATCAGTTTCATCGGGCTCGTGGTTCCCCATCTCATCCGGCTGTGGCTCGGTCCCAACCACCGCGTCCTGTTGCCCCTCTCGGCGCTCCTGGGCGCCGCGCTCCTGGTCCTCGCGGATCTGATCGCCCGCACCGTCGTGGTTCCTTCCGAGTTGCCCATTGGCATCGTGACAGCGCTCGCCGGTGCGCCCTTCTTCCTGTACCTGCTCTTGCGGCAGCGAAGGACCCACGTCCTATGA